A window of the Desulfobacula toluolica Tol2 genome harbors these coding sequences:
- the ahbB gene encoding siroheme decarboxylase subunit beta, translated as MLTDLEKKIIALLQTDIPVVKRPFLEMAQQIGITEDQFLSVLKDLNDQGMIRRFGATLKHQKSGFKANAMVAWKVDEDRVEKTGNIMATFQEITHCYRRNPAPGWKYNLYTMVHAADEDECYAIARKISKATGEDEYELLFSRQELKKTSMRYFED; from the coding sequence ATGCTGACAGATTTGGAAAAAAAAATAATAGCCCTGCTGCAAACCGATATTCCGGTTGTCAAGCGGCCGTTTCTTGAAATGGCCCAACAGATCGGCATCACCGAAGATCAGTTTTTAAGTGTGTTAAAAGATCTCAATGATCAAGGGATGATCCGGCGCTTTGGTGCCACACTAAAGCACCAGAAATCCGGGTTTAAAGCAAATGCCATGGTGGCATGGAAAGTGGACGAAGACCGGGTGGAAAAAACCGGGAATATTATGGCCACATTTCAGGAAATCACCCATTGCTATAGAAGAAATCCCGCTCCAGGATGGAAATACAATCTGTATACCATGGTTCATGCCGCAGATGAAGATGAGTGTTATGCCATTGCCAGAAAGATTTCCAAAGCCACGGGAGAAGATGAGTATGAGTTGCTGTTCAGCAGACAGGAACTTAAAAAAACATCCATGAGATATTTTGAAGACTGA
- the mtnA gene encoding S-methyl-5-thioribose-1-phosphate isomerase: MKVDGKDMRPIWFDKKSETVQVIDQRFLPHELIIKDLNTVDDTIYAIKEMVVRGAPLIGATGALGVYISLTQENNKGADNDYLKSECKRLKNARPTAMNLFWGVDRVLSAALQQADYGARIKAAFDEALAVIEEEAINCQKIGEYGLSIIENISKMKNGEPVNILTHCNAGWLACIEYGTATAPVYTAFDNGIDVHVWVDETRPLNQGSRLTAWELGKHGVNHTVITDNAGGHIMQHGMVDLVIVGTDRTTRAGDVANKIGTYLKALAAKDNDIPFYVALPSSTFDWDITDGIADIPIEERDPDEIRYVQGLCHGKIKRVLIPPETSSAANHAFDVTPARLVTGFITERGVCRATQQDILSLFPDKKK, from the coding sequence ATGAAGGTGGATGGAAAAGATATGAGACCTATCTGGTTTGACAAGAAATCTGAAACGGTTCAAGTCATTGACCAGCGATTTTTGCCCCATGAATTGATCATAAAAGATTTGAACACCGTTGATGACACCATCTACGCCATCAAAGAAATGGTGGTCAGAGGCGCTCCTTTGATTGGTGCCACCGGGGCATTGGGGGTGTATATCAGCCTTACCCAGGAAAACAACAAAGGTGCTGATAACGACTACCTGAAGTCGGAATGCAAACGGCTCAAGAATGCCCGGCCCACGGCCATGAATCTTTTCTGGGGGGTTGACCGGGTGTTGTCTGCGGCATTACAGCAAGCCGATTATGGGGCCAGGATAAAGGCAGCATTTGATGAAGCCCTTGCCGTTATTGAGGAAGAGGCAATCAATTGTCAAAAAATCGGTGAGTATGGCCTTAGCATTATTGAAAACATCAGCAAAATGAAAAATGGGGAACCGGTCAATATTCTGACCCACTGCAATGCCGGATGGCTTGCATGCATTGAATATGGCACGGCCACAGCCCCCGTTTATACGGCCTTTGACAATGGCATTGATGTCCATGTCTGGGTGGATGAGACACGGCCCTTAAACCAGGGTTCCCGTCTTACGGCCTGGGAATTGGGCAAACACGGGGTAAACCATACTGTTATCACGGACAATGCCGGGGGGCATATCATGCAGCACGGCATGGTGGATCTGGTTATCGTGGGAACTGACCGAACCACCCGGGCCGGGGATGTGGCCAATAAAATCGGGACCTATTTAAAAGCCCTTGCCGCCAAAGACAATGACATCCCCTTTTATGTGGCACTTCCATCCTCCACCTTTGACTGGGACATCACGGACGGGATTGCCGACATTCCCATAGAAGAAAGAGATCCCGATGAAATCAGATATGTGCAGGGACTTTGCCATGGAAAAATTAAAAGAGTTCTGATTCCTCCCGAGACCAGTTCGGCTGCAAATCACGCCTTTGATGTGACCCCTGCAAGGCTGGTCACAGGGTTTATCACGGAAAGAGGCGTATGCCGGGCAACACAACAGGACATCCTGTCTTTGTTTCCTGACAAGAAAAAATAA
- a CDS encoding DUF2959 domain-containing protein — MMKPANFKTITKFFLIWAVLFFISGCGTAYYATMEKLGKEKRHILIDNVEDVQESQTKAREEFKDALTKIKELYSFDGGDLEAFYNNLKDSYEECDSRADQIENRINDVEQVAGDLFKEWEQEITQINDARLKNSSKRSLRDAKTKYQKLETIMNTSTKGMYPVLDKLKDYVLYLKHNLNAKAVGSLSSEVVSIETDVTRLIKDMTASIEEAQNFIKNF, encoded by the coding sequence ATGATGAAGCCTGCAAACTTTAAAACCATCACAAAATTTTTTCTGATATGGGCGGTTCTTTTTTTTATATCCGGATGCGGCACGGCCTACTATGCCACCATGGAGAAATTGGGCAAGGAAAAACGGCATATTTTAATTGATAATGTTGAAGATGTTCAGGAAAGTCAGACAAAAGCCAGGGAAGAGTTTAAAGACGCATTGACAAAGATCAAGGAACTTTATTCCTTTGACGGCGGAGACCTGGAGGCTTTTTATAATAATCTCAAGGACAGCTATGAGGAATGCGATTCCAGGGCTGATCAGATTGAAAATCGGATCAATGATGTGGAGCAGGTTGCCGGGGATCTGTTCAAAGAATGGGAACAGGAGATCACACAGATCAATGATGCCAGGCTGAAAAACAGCAGCAAACGATCGCTTCGGGATGCAAAAACAAAATATCAAAAACTTGAAACAATTATGAATACATCCACCAAAGGGATGTACCCGGTTCTGGACAAGCTCAAAGATTATGTTCTTTATCTGAAACACAATCTCAATGCAAAAGCGGTCGGGTCTTTAAGTTCCGAAGTGGTTTCCATTGAAACGGATGTGACAAGGCTTATCAAGGATATGACGGCGTCCATAGAAGAAGCACAAAATTTTATTAAGAATTTTTAA